The window CGGGCTTCAGCTCGGCCGGGCTCTGCTGAAGGAGCCTTCGCTTGCCGCCGGAGACCCACGAAGGGAACGACTCCGCATCGACTGCGAGGAGCTTGCGATTCAAGTTACCGAGTTCGAACTTTTCGAGTGTATCTCCGAAGCTGGTGACGATGGCGAGAACGTTGCTGGTGAGCTCGGCCGAGCTGTTCAGCGCCTTGCGCATCGACGCCGCGGCGTCAGTGTCGGCGCCCTCGAACCCGTCGAGGCACGTCTCCTGGTAGGTGATGGTGGCGCTGATCCAGACCTTGAGGTCGTCGATGAACTTGTCGATCTTCTCCATGGAGAAGTCCTCGAGTCTGTCGACCGAGGTACGGAGGTCGCCGATGGCATAGTCGAGGAGCTCGCGGCAGTTCTCGAGGGCCTCGGAGGTGCGGGGGTCCTTGGCAGCTTCCTGAATAGTGGAGGagtggtcgaaggccttcttgatgTGGTCGATGGTGATGTTGAAGACCAGTTCGACGAGGTCCTTGGGGTCGGTGTTGTCGCCGGCGACGGAGGAGAGCGTGGTCTCGCAAGTCTGCCGGTAGTCGGTGGGCTGGCAGAACTGTTGGATGTTCTTCTGCGAGGTGGACAGCTCGGCCATTTGCGGTTTAGAAGAATCGGCGGCTTGGCGGTTAGAAACGGTGACGACGCCGACAGTGGCTACACAGGCCACGAGCACTACAGCGGAGACGACGAGAACGGCGGCCTTGcccatgatttattttattttattcgatCGATCGTCCCCTTCCAATCAAGAACTAGACTATTTTATTGAAATGGAAGGAAGGGGAAGACCCCGATCGATGGAAGGACGATGGAGAACGGGCGGgggtcgaggcattatatagcgGAGTGGAGCCGATGGACGAATGCCGTTTGTGGTTCTGAAGAGAGCGAACAAACCGGCCGACGGAGACGGAGACGGAGATGGAGAGAGGACCATTCAGAGGAAAATAATCGTTTGACCCGCAGTGTTGTATTCTGCGCCACACAGCGGCGTCTTtatttgtacaattttttttaaaactttaatcaaCATATTAATTATTTACTGCTACATATACgcctaaaaatattttataattaattacaaggttttatattatttcattattataaatttaaaacatacaataatttaataataataataatattgatgGATATGAAATTATATTTCTTCAGGTAAACTAGAAATATTGATGTAAAAGGTTTACACAAGAGAgattttagaaatattaaaagGGACGACATTAGAATATAGAGatgaatgttttttttaataaactttCAATACTTCCAATGTATCTAAAATTCAATGTTCTGGATTAGAatgattttgttaaaaaaataatttcaagtttTTAAAGCtactttattaatattttttaaaaaaaactatacaTTAGAAAAATATCTTGTGCCTATGACTTATCTCCTCTAGTGTTTATATAGTTAATAGAAAAATATCTCCATATCGGGTGCATTGCATACCCTCACTTTTCCTCGTATGAGTTAGAAAACAAAGTGTCTCTAATAATCGTTAATTGCTTTCCCATTCATTGATCGTCATATGTTGGGAGGAAGACATCTAAGAGACCAGATCCAACATCCACTACCTACTTCTTTATTCATTGATTATCACGTATTAGGAGAAAAATATCAAGGAGATTAGATCTGACAATCATTACGTGtttctctattcattgattatcATGTATTGAGAGAAAGGCATCTAGGAGCCAAATATGACATTCACTACTTCTCCACGTACTCAAAAGATGTCACATACTTCTAACTAGAAGCTTTAAGACCTAGTACTCGGTGGAAGATGGATCTAGTACTCAGTGGAAGCTGATTCTGGTGCACGATAGAAGCTAGTTCCAGTGCTAGGTGGAAAACTGACTCTAGTGCTTGATTGAAGTTGATTCTGGTGCTCGATGGAAGTTGATTCCAGTGCTTGATTGAAGTTGGTTCTGGTGCTCAGTGGAAATTTACTCTAATGCTCGATGGGAACTAATTCTGGTGTGGAAGCTGGCTAAAGaactatttaaaaatcatttaaagttAACTAAGAAGATAAAGAACTAACTAAaacttatttacaataaaatgtaACATTAACTAAAAGTTATTTGTAATAATTCAAACgtattcacaaattatattttAATGGAAAACTTACCATGATGTGATATTTCaacaaaataattataaataataaaaagaatgaataaacataaaaaaaaaaccttgatctataaatatatttttccttaattCCATCATAAATTATATTACAACTATTCTATAACATATAATAGTTATTAAATcataaattgatttaaaaatattttataagtaGAAAATTTCAATGAAATACACATGAACATCTTTCTTAATAAAATTCTCAAATGAgtgtctttttatttttatttttattaaagggTATCTAATTAAGAGGGGGCACAGGACGCCCACTATATATAAAATTATCACATATGACCCCTCTAAAATATATTACGCTGATATACTCTACCCATTTGCATAGATAAAATAAGTTCAGTTCTCATCCTTCTTGTATCTAAAATATATTACGCTGATATACTCTACCCATTTGCATAGATAAAATAAGTTCAGTTCTCATCTTTCTTGTATCTTATATGGTCAATCAGTTGTCAATTATCTAGTAGTCGAGttctaaattttctattcatTCAAATAGTAAAATCAGTCGACTAACCATAATTAGTCAAGTTGAACAATCAATTTCTCAACCCTCTATTTGCTACAATAATATCAACAATCGACTGATCAAATCTATAGTTAATTGCATTGTAGCATATTATTGTTTAGAGATTACTATAGTAGATAACTGTAGCAAACATAATTTATGAGTTTAATATTTATTAGTCGATTGATACACCCTATCAAATAAATGATACTCCTATTTTAATCTTAACAAAGTTTAATTTTTACCTTGCCTGGTATCTGATTAATCTCAACTCATTAGGACTTTATTTTCTCAATATTCAATCAATTTTGACATGTCAAGACTTTCACTTAGTCAATATCTAGCCAATCTTAACTTATTAGGATTTCATCATTACCAATCATCTAATATTCCTTGACCTGTTTGAATTTATTGTCTCATGCCTAATATTCGGTTGATTATGAGTTCTTTCATTGCTTAGTGTGCAGTCCCTCTTTGATCTATTTCTTTCTACTATTAAGTATCGGGTCAAACATAATATACTTGATATCTAAGTAACATACCGATCAAATATtgaaatctaatttaattaagtcAATTTGAACTTGATCAATTTTGATTAGAGGTCTATTGCACCAATATTTTTCATCCtataaattttgaaattgttaattttaaaactattctaaattataaaataaaaatatataagttatAGGTAAGATATAAGAGTGTTTATTTTAGTTCAGATTACTctattttaaattgaaaaaaataaagtgCATACCAAATTTAAAAAGTGAAAAAGTTAAGAGCATTCATTTGTAAATTTAAAGTAGTTTAGGACAAcgtaatagttttttttttttccaaacgtGTGATGACTTAAACTACTTTAAATAAGAGAAATAATGCATATGGAACATTCAAACAATCTAAAAAATATGCAGAAGAGTATTTGTTTATGAATTTAAAATCATATATAACAGTTTTGCCCATAATTACTATATTAATCTAAAATtgtataagttaaaaaaatacataTGAACAAAATTGCTAAAAAATcctaaactaatctaaataatatatatatatatatatatatatatatatatatatatatatatatatatatatatatatatatatttaagtcTAGAATTCATGTATCGCGTTTCATAAATTATTATAGAATTTACATTACTTTACATttcatttttaaagttttttggctttattttttttaacaaaacttATTACTCATAACAGGTTTGAtcaaaatcatattcaaaactatTACATAAGTTTGTTCAGAGTGCACTTTAGAAAAGTTGAGTGGTCAGTTTTATTCTTAACTGAAGGTAGTTTAGAAAAGATAAATTTAAATCGTTCTATTAAAAAAGAATAAGAATATTacataaaaattgaaaatttcgAATCAATAAAATCAATTTGTAccataaaaaaatccttttacaTTAATATCGACCGGCCTGCATTATAAGATTCCTTTGATTAACAATAGAATTTGAGAAATTTAGAGTAGAAAAATTAGAAGACGATAATttgtatgtaaaaaaaaaaatcaatattggaGCGACATCGTTTGAGAAATACAAATTATGAAGATATGTTTTGGGGAAAAAAACGGCGGCACCATCATCGATCGACGGAAGAGTTCGTTGGGGGCGAAAGGCGGCGGAGATATTAACAATTCATTCATTAATTAGTAGATCCTGACGGCGGCAGCAGGCCGGCGGTGAAGGGCACGCCGGTCTGCGGCAGCCACGTCTTGCCTTGAATGAATCTCTCGACGGTGAACTTTTGGGCGTGGCCGAGGTCAACGTTCTTCACTCCTCGCCACGTCACCCTCTGGCTTTTGTCGGCGCCGGGCCCACGGTTGTCGATCTCAGTGTAGAAGCAAGTGTTGAGGCCGAAGTCGCCCAACCATGGCAGCCACCCCTTGGGGTTGATCAGGTCGTCCAATTGCGACTGCATCACGAAGGTCCTGGAGTACTCCTTCCATGGCCGGCCCAGGAAGGTGGGAAGCTTGTTGCGGAGGGGGTAGTATTCCGGGTCAGCGCTGATGGTGCAGTTGTGGAGGATGATGCCGCCGGTGGATCGTCGGTCCTTGCGCCCCTGCGCCGTCACAATGTTCTGCTGGTTGTCCATAGGCTTCCTGGCCAAGATGAGGCAGTTCTGGAAGATGGAGGCAGAGTCGCCGAAGATGAAGTCGATGGTGCCGGTGATGGTGCATTCGCGGTAGAATTGCCGGTGGGTGTGCACGTAGAGAGTGTCCTGGTAACCGTCGAGCCTGACGTTGTAGAAGACCGACTTGTCCGACTGCACTCGCAGTGCCACGGCCTGGTGCTTCGCTGCACCGGCGGAGTTCTCGATCCACAGGTCCTTGGCGATGAATCCATCTCCGACCACAGCTGCATCCATCCGTGCAtaatttgtatttattttgtgaattaattaaaaagacaGTCCAGTGTACGAAATTTCCGTCATATAGGGTAGAAGAATTCATTGTAGGTAGTCTTatcttgctttttgcaagagactgtttacAGGATTCAAATCCATGATCTTTTGATTGGTaacaactttatcgttgcgccaaggctccccttattattttgtgaattaattaaATGGCAATTTTAATTAGAGGCGTACCGACGGTGGCGGTTTTGAAGGTGGCGACGCCATCGATGAAGTTGAGGCCGCCGGTGATCTTGGTCTTGGTAGGCCCGTCGCCGACCATCATTAAGTTGGTATAGCTCCGGCCGATATCGAGCTTCTCTTTGTACACTCCTTGCTTGATGTAGATAACCACGATCTTGGCGCTGTTCTGGGGAACTCGTAGCAGGGCGTCGGCGATGGTCTTGACGTCGCCGGAGCCATCCTGGGCCACTGTGACATCGGGCTTCAGCTGGGCCGGGCTCTTCTGAAGGAGCATTCGCTTGCCGCCGGAGACCCACGAAGGGAACGACTCCGCATCGACTGCGAGGAGCTTGCGATTCAAGTCGCCGAGTTCGAACTTGTCGAGTGTATCTCCGAAGCTGGTGACGATGGCGAGCACGTTGCTGGTGAGCTCGGCCGATCTGTTCAGCGCCTTGCTCATCGACGCCGCGGCGTCAGTGTCGGCGCCCTCGAACCCGTCGAGGCACGTCTCCTGGTAGGTGATGGTGGCGCTGATCCAGACCTTGAGGTCGTCGATGAACTTGTCGATCTTCTCCATGGAGAAGTCGTCGAGTCTGTCGACCGAGGTACGGAGGTCGCCGATGGCATAGTCGAGGAGCTCGCGGCAGTTCTCGAGGGCTTCGGAGGTTCGCGGGTCCTTGGCCGTCTCCTGAATAGTGGAGGAGTGGTCGAAGGCCTGCTTGATGTGGTCGATGGTGATGTTGAAGACCAGGCCGACGAGGTCCTTGGGATCGGTTTTGTCGCCGGCGACGGAGGAGAGCGTGGTCTCGCAAGTCTGCTGGTAGTCGGTGGGCCGGCAGAACTGTTGGATGTTCTTCTGCGAGGTGGACAGCTCGGCCATTTGCGGTTTAGAAGAATCGGCGGCCTTGCGGTTAGAAACGGTGACGACGCCAACGGTGGCTACACAGGCCACGAGCACTACGGCGGAGACGACGAGAACGACGGCCTTGcccatgatttattttattttattttattttattcgatCGATCGCCCCCTTCCAATCAAGAACTAGATTTTATTGGAGTGGAAGGAAGGGGAAGACCCCGATGGCAGGACGATGGAGAACGAGCGGGGGTCGAGGCTTTATATAGCGGTTTTGAAGATCGTCGGTCCATGGTCATCGGAAGAGAGAGAAAGTCAACGAGACTAAAATAGTGTGCATGTCGATAAGCCCGGCGACTTTATTTATGGAATTATTCTTTGGTCAACAAATAAGGGAGGATGCGCACGATTCTAAAAATGGTAATTTggcaattttaaatttataaaaaaaacattttaggaAAAACAAAGGGTAAGTTTTAGGGGGATTTATTTTACTAAATCGAAATTCCTACCATTTAGGTAAATTATATTTACTTTATTAGCAGATACTTCAATAAtgtgtaaattagaaaaaaaattcttaatcaTAATCACAACTTTACATGCAGTCTCTAATCataaaaaactttatttccaATCTCTGCAttcaaagtattacttgtttcaactccctcatacAAATATTGTTACCTAAATTGTCCCTCAGATTTTTacggtataaaaagtctaaaaacgagTATATTCCCGGTTAAATTCAGTACTTTACACTAGAATCCAGTACTTTAtgctagaatcgagtatattttctatcaaaattaaccctcatatttttttcggtacaaatagtctaaaaataagtataattcctattaaattcagcacattatattagaattgagtatattttctatttaattgagtacgacttttttcctgcttaatataattccttataaattcagcattatttactatttaaaaaaaaatatagtatatttttcatccaattgagtatcatttaaagaaaatctagtatatttttcatccaattgaggtgtactgaattagatagaaaatattctggattctaatttaatgtactgaatttaagaagaattatactgatttttggactttttatacctaaaagtaTCATGGgtaattaggtaaatatgtttgactagggatgaaaatctagtatatttttcatccaattgagtattattttaaaaaaatctagtatattttccatccaattgaggtgaaaaaaaatcatactcaatttgatagaaaatatactaaattctaatttaatatactgaatttaagaggtattatactgatttttggactttttaatACTAAAAGTATCATGGGTAATTGGAATTGGAAATACccctttataaaaaaaaactagacaCTATGTCACTTTATTTTATCGCATTGGATTTGGAAAAGACTATACTATGTACCTAACTTTTCAGTAGATTCTGTATGAGAAAAGGTTAATATTTATTCCATTTCATTGAAAATATAGTACTcaattatgtctttaaattagataaatatgtttaactagagagtgaaaataaagatttttataGATGAGGACTGCATGTAAAGATTTATTTGTCAATagggactgcatgcaaatttTCCCTCCACGTATAACCAGATTTGGATATTTCTAGTTAGTATGATGTTTTAGGAATTAAATCAGATATGATTTAAAAAATTGTGAGAGttattaatgtgaattttgagtTTAACTCTTATAAAAACAAGCAATAACTATCATCACCTGTGGGATTCATAGAACCCAATTTATTGAATTAGATATATATTGAATCTACTTCTGAAATCTATCTAATTTAAACAtgattattttttttgataaaacaaAATACCCATGAAATTCATAGAACCTTGTTTCGGTATCAATTGAATTAAATTCGAATCCAATCTGGAGTTGAGATGAATCAAATTTGAACATGATTGAATTTCTTCTGCTAAAACAAAATAAAGACTTGACATTTGTTTATACCTTCCTAGGTCCTTCATTTGTGCTGGAGTGGAGCGACTTTTAATTATACAGAAGCGTAACTATGTGAAATGCTTGTTGTAACTCCTACTTTTCTCATTTCTCTGCTTATGATGGTTTTCCCTAACTTTCTGATGTAAATGTAACTTGTGTGGTTTAGCCAATGAGCATGGTGCTTGTGTTTGTTCTACTCTTTTGTGGATACACGTCAAACCTTTCtgaatttatttctttttgtggTGCTATGAAGTATCATTGCTCTACTTTCTGTCAGGACCTTTATGTTTCACTTTTCTTGTATTTAGATGATATCAGCTATGATACTTAGTTCTGAATCACTATGGCTATCATGAAAACTTTAGAAATGTTATTGTAAGCTAGAAGCTAACATACCAAGCAAGTCAAGGGTTGGAATATCCAAAATGGAAATAATATTTTGTGAGGCTTGTGATCTTCTGTTGACACTCATGAATAACAGGTAGGAAATATAAGAGATGAGAGGGGCATGATTGGATTCCTTGGGTTTGGAGAACTTGCTTACAAAATACAAACGAAGGCAAATGGAGACTAAAAATTTCCCCTCAATATCTCCTAAATTGATCTTGTTAGACCAAGAAGCCCTAATTAACAATCAGAATGTTACCTAACATGAAGATATTAAATGTGTTACTTAAATATGTGACCAAAGTTATCTTTGTAATATCATAAGGTGATTACACTATTTGAGTCTATTTATGTTTTGCTAGAACTTGAAATACTATACAATAT is drawn from Zingiber officinale cultivar Zhangliang chromosome 1B, Zo_v1.1, whole genome shotgun sequence and contains these coding sequences:
- the LOC121992645 gene encoding putative pectinesterase/pectinesterase inhibitor 28, with the translated sequence MGKAVVLVVSAVVLVACVATVGVVTVSNRKAADSSKPQMAELSTSQKNIQQFCRPTDYQQTCETTLSSVAGDKTDPKDLVGLVFNITIDHIKQAFDHSSTIQETAKDPRTSEALENCRELLDYAIGDLRTSVDRLDDFSMEKIDKFIDDLKVWISATITYQETCLDGFEGADTDAAASMSKALNRSAELTSNVLAIVTSFGDTLDKFELGDLNRKLLAVDAESFPSWVSGGKRMLLQKSPAQLKPDVTVAQDGSGDVKTIADALLRVPQNSAKIVVIYIKQGVYKEKLDIGRSYTNLMMVGDGPTKTKITGGLNFIDGVATFKTATVAVVGDGFIAKDLWIENSAGAAKHQAVALRVQSDKSVFYNVRLDGYQDTLYVHTHRQFYRECTITGTIDFIFGDSASIFQNCLILARKPMDNQQNIVTAQGRKDRRSTGGIILHNCTISADPEYYPLRNKLPTFLGRPWKEYSRTFVMQSQLDDLINPKGWLPWLGDFGLNTCFYTEIDNRGPGADKSQRVTWRGVKNVDLGHAQKFTVERFIQGKTWLPQTGVPFTAGLLPPSGSTN